The Rhea pennata isolate bPtePen1 chromosome 18, bPtePen1.pri, whole genome shotgun sequence genomic sequence GGAGGGACAGTAGagcaagaaatggaaagaaaagaacctCCTGCCTCTATGGTCAAGGAGGTGAGAGGGTCCCAAAGTCTAAAAAGTCAGTCTCCTTGCTGTGCTGAGTACTGCCTCAGTGTGACTGTTGGTCCCTGACCAAGGAGAGCACTCCACTCCCAGCCATATCCCAGCTAGGACAAGAGCAAGGTGGATAGGGGTCCCAAGAGGGCAGATTTGGTCCAAGATCTTGCCAGCCCTGGGCTTGAGCTATGCTCCTCAAACTTGCACCCAGGGTACTTCTTGGACAGGAACCAGCAGATCTTTCAGCTGCAACAACCTGCCTTGAAATAATTGGTCTGAGCCTGCCAGAGGAGCTTCCTGGTTCTCCAGGCCTGACCATCTCCCTCTTTGCCTGCAGTATGGCATTGTGCTGGATGCCGGTTCCTCCCACACAGCCATGTTCATCTACAAGTGGCCTGCAGACAAGGAGAATGACACTGGTGTGGTCAGTGAGCACAGCATGTGTGATGTAGAAGGTAAGGGCCATCCTAGCCTTTGGGGGCCAACATCCACCGCTGATAGCTGGCACATTCCTTGCTGGCAGGGCTGCTGTGACAGTGTGAATGCCCCTGCCATGGTCCAGCCGTCCTGGTCTGGGATCTGCAGTGAATGTTTTGACTGCTAAGACTGTATTTTTACCGGATGCTGCGAAGTGTTAAAAGGGAGTCCTGCTCTGCCCCCAAAACCAATCCTATTTCCTCCCAGGCTTGCAACTATGCATACCTGCAGTTTGCCTTATGCCTGGCAGGCACCAAACCCCTGAGAACCAATTTGGCTCACTAGCTAGCACAgcaaagagcaagagagagTTTTCAGCCATTCGTTCAACCAAGCTTTGCTGGGTTGTCAGCTAATGGAGAATGTGGCATGAGTTGGGGAGATGTGGCTGAACTCTGGTAGTCAGGATGGCTCCTTGCCCATGTGAGTGATCACAGAAACCCAGTCAAAGAGTCCTTGGCACCTGCTCTTCAAACAGCCTGGGAGGGGGCTGAGCTGGGACAGGCATTCAAGGGTGCCTGGGGCAATGCTGCTCACTGGGCATTTTCCTACTGTGTGCAAGACTGCAGGGGAACAATgctgtttccttctctgcaggtCCAGGCATCTCCAGCTACAACACCAACCCTCCGGGTGCTGGGCAAAGCTTAGTCCACTGCCTGAACCAGGCTCTGAGAGATGTGCCCAAGGAGAAGCATGTGAGCACTCCGCTCTATTTGGGTGCTACAGCTGGCATGCGCCTGCTCAAGTGAGTTTTTGCTCCAGTGGCATCAGCTCCATGGCCTCAAATGCTGCCTGGGAGACCCTGCCACTCCACCCTGTGGTCCTGTCACCCATTacagggagggggagaagaTGAACTGTCACACACACCCCTTGCCAAAGTTATTCCTTGCCTTCTTGCTGCCCTAAAGCAGTGGGTCCACTGCCTTTGCGGAGATGCTTTGAGCCTAGCTGCTCTGGGGCTTTCTCCAGAGAAGACCAAGCTGTCTGAGATGCTTTGCAAGACACAGTCAGCACATTCTCTGCACCCCTGGATGCTAGCTGAAAAGTAGGCAATGAAAGACCAGCAGGGTCAGTACCAGGGTAACTCACCTATTCTTTTCTACTTACTATATCTTTTGGAGGGGACATTTCCTATGGACACCTGAGGGAGAAAGTATccccctgcctgcagccagctCCTGTTTTGGGTCCCTGGGTGGGGGCCAGGAGGAGGCTATTAGGGGCAAAGGAGTGCAGAGCGCAGTTCTTGGAGGCCTGGGGACAGCTGTGTAACTCTGCCTTCTTGCACTGCTAAATGTTTTTGTGTGGCCCACAGCATCACAAACCACCGGGCCTCAGATGCTGTACTCAGCACTGTGACAGCCATGCTGAAGACATACCCCTTTGATTTCCGCGGGGCAAAGATACTGtcaggggaagaggaaggggtATTTGGCTGGGTCACAGCAAACTACCTTCTGGAGAACTTCATCAAGGTGAGCAGGAGAATGTGGTGGCCAGCTGGGCTGGCTGTGGTGGTGAGGCCATCATGAAGCTAACTGTCTCCATGCCTTTGCTTCTATCTTCCTTGTCCAGCGTGGCTGGCTTGGGGAATGGATCCAGCCCAAGAAGAAGACACTAGGAGCCATGGACTTTGGTGGTGCTTCCACACAGATCACCTTTGAAACCAAGGACCCCATTGAAGATCCCAAAAATGAGGTTATGCTGAAGCTGTATGGCCAGACATACAAAGTGTACACTCACAGCTTCCTCTGTTACGGAAGAGACCAGGTCCTCAGGAGATTGCTCTCGAAGCTCCTGCAGGTACTGGGATGTGCTTGCCCCAGAATAGATACCAGCCTTCTTTGCTCTGCTGGTTGCACCCTCACCCCAGACTTTATAATGAGAAGCcaggcactcccagctcctctcGAACATCTCATTTTGGACCTTTGATTCCCTCCTAGGTTTAATTTTGGAGGCTGGGGTGGGAAGAGTATGAATGGCAAAGATTTTGGCATTTCCAGGCCTCATAGTTCCTCTGCAGTTTTCTCCTAACCCTGTTCTCTCCAGGACAGCCCCACTGGACCCACTGCACACATGCTTCCCAGTAAACCTTTGGCTTTGCCATCTAAGCCTCTCTCAGGGTTCCAAGACCTCCTCTCACCTTCTCCATGAAATGTTGTGCTCCTCAGGCTGATCCAAGACACCCCACGTCACCTCATGATGCTTGcggcagctgcctgctgctctgcttgctgctaCCTGGGCAAGTCCTCATCATCTCAGTGAGGAAATGGAGGCAGATGGCACTGCCTGCTGTGGAGGCATGGGGGGAGCCAGGATCGTGAGAGTGTTGATATGGCCTCTGCATTGCTTCCCTGGCAGGCTGGGAACTACCAAGAAACCATCACCAATCCCTGCTGGCCCACAGGCTACCACAAAAACCTGTCACTGAGCAGCATCTATGACACCCCCTGCACGGAGAAGAAGCCCAGCATTCCTCTCAGCACCTCTGTCACCATGGTTGGCAGCAGCAATGGGAACCTCTGCACTCTATACGTCAGCAAGCTCTTCAGCTTCACTGTCTGCCCCTTCTCCCGCTGCTCCTTTGATGGCATTTTCCAGCCTGACGTTTCAGGAAACTTCATTGTAAGTCCCTGCCCAGCATGGTggcttggctgctgctgcaggcaggagtcCCTTGGCCCCCAGACATCGCATGGTGGCAAAACCAATGTCCATGGTTCTGCAAAGACAATTGCTTGTGCCCACAATGGTTTGAGCAAATTTGCAGCTATGCATGTTGAGAAGGTTTGCTCACCTTGCCCATCCCAACCTCTCCTacagatgtttcttttcctccatcagGCCTTCTCTGCCTTCTTCTACACAGTGGACTTTATCCAGACAGTGATGGGGAGACTTGTGCGCTTGCCCAGCGACCTGAGGGATGCTGCCGAGGCCATCTGTGCCACCAGTTGGAGTGAGGTGGGATCTCTGGGCatgatgggggaaaaaaaaagctggtttGCATGGGTCATCACCCAGGCTCTGAGAGCAGCCCTTTTCTGAGCCCTCTGAGGCAGCTGGGTGTCCTGGCATCCTCCCTGCCAT encodes the following:
- the ENTPD2 gene encoding ectonucleoside triphosphate diphosphohydrolase 2 isoform X1 codes for the protein MARRVAAVLLLLALGCLLGILLLCLGSGDMRGRPSFKYGIVLDAGSSHTAMFIYKWPADKENDTGVVSEHSMCDVEGPGISSYNTNPPGAGQSLVHCLNQALRDVPKEKHVSTPLYLGATAGMRLLNITNHRASDAVLSTVTAMLKTYPFDFRGAKILSGEEEGVFGWVTANYLLENFIKRGWLGEWIQPKKKTLGAMDFGGASTQITFETKDPIEDPKNEVMLKLYGQTYKVYTHSFLCYGRDQVLRRLLSKLLQAGNYQETITNPCWPTGYHKNLSLSSIYDTPCTEKKPSIPLSTSVTMVGSSNGNLCTLYVSKLFSFTVCPFSRCSFDGIFQPDVSGNFIAFSAFFYTVDFIQTVMGRLVRLPSDLRDAAEAICATSWSELLQKAPKMEKRLPDYCAISTFVYLLTTKGYNFNNHSFPNIAFQKKAGETSIGWALGYMLNLTNMIPAEEPASHKSILYNSWVILILLFVFTTLMALVTAVCLLRRSKSSAI
- the ENTPD2 gene encoding ectonucleoside triphosphate diphosphohydrolase 2 isoform X2; the protein is MARRVAAVLLLLALGCLLGILLLCLGSGDMRGRPSFKYGIVLDAGSSHTAMFIYKWPADKENDTGVVSEHSMCDVEGPGISSYNTNPPGAGQSLVHCLNQALRDVPKEKHVSTPLYLGATAGMRLLNITNHRASDAVLSTVTAMLKTYPFDFRGAKILSGEEEGVFGWVTANYLLENFIKRGWLGEWIQPKKKTLGAMDFGGASTQITFETKDPIEDPKNEVMLKLYGQTYKVYTHSFLCYGRDQVLRRLLSKLLQAFSAFFYTVDFIQTVMGRLVRLPSDLRDAAEAICATSWSELLQKAPKMEKRLPDYCAISTFVYLLTTKGYNFNNHSFPNIAFQKKAGETSIGWALGYMLNLTNMIPAEEPASHKSILYNSWVILILLFVFTTLMALVTAVCLLRRSKSSAI